Proteins from one Pelagicoccus sp. SDUM812003 genomic window:
- a CDS encoding MBL fold metallo-hydrolase yields the protein MLAVVVKPMNYKLRAYPTGHIQTNAFLLSDPSRGEAVLIDAPHFAWDEIQTALKEDGCELKALLLTHGHYDHIGDAAKIAEKGVPLYGHQADRKMFETPEMMRPYAYPESIELVGFQIDHWVKQGDVLQILGLDCEVRHVPGHCPGNVLFYFESLELAFVGDALFAGSIGRTDLPGGDFNELERSIRERIYTLPEEVTVLPGHGPSTTVGEEKKYNPYVSAQ from the coding sequence ATGCTAGCTGTTGTAGTCAAGCCCATGAACTACAAGCTTAGGGCCTACCCGACCGGACACATCCAGACCAACGCTTTTCTGCTCTCCGATCCCTCCCGAGGGGAAGCGGTCCTGATCGACGCTCCCCATTTCGCGTGGGACGAGATTCAGACCGCGCTCAAGGAGGACGGCTGCGAGCTGAAGGCCCTGCTGCTGACCCATGGCCACTACGACCACATCGGAGACGCTGCCAAGATCGCGGAAAAAGGCGTCCCGCTCTACGGCCATCAAGCGGATCGCAAGATGTTCGAAACGCCCGAGATGATGCGTCCCTACGCCTATCCGGAGTCGATCGAGCTGGTCGGTTTTCAGATCGATCACTGGGTCAAGCAGGGAGACGTCCTGCAGATTCTAGGGCTCGATTGCGAGGTCAGGCACGTGCCTGGACATTGCCCGGGCAACGTCTTGTTCTATTTCGAATCGCTCGAACTGGCTTTCGTGGGAGACGCCTTGTTCGCTGGCAGCATAGGGCGTACGGACTTGCCGGGAGGGGATTTCAATGAGCTGGAACGCTCCATCCGAGAGCGTATCTATACCTTGCCAGAGGAGGTTACGGTGCTTCCAGGGCATGGGCCGAGCACCACGGTTGGCGAAGAAAAGAAGTACAACCCCTACGTCTCGGCGCAATAG
- the ribD gene encoding bifunctional diaminohydroxyphosphoribosylaminopyrimidine deaminase/5-amino-6-(5-phosphoribosylamino)uracil reductase RibD has protein sequence MRAALAEARLGWGRTHPQAMIGTVLVEEGKIVARAAVEHPSSSGLEGRLLETLGRKPKPDAALFLTLEPGPSTNRLESGVKTIIDAGIRYVVIGASDPVPDHANKGADALKEGGVKVERRVLIDECEDLNLIFNHWVRERMPIFAAKSATTIDGKIACRSGESKWITGEEARQNVMLWRRLFPSIAVGAGTLVEDDPRLTSRIDGQEEWCGMRFVFDGLLRTAMERYLPSIYTDDYRDNTIVVTTDAAGTGYIRRLETEGVTVWVLPAENMRVPFSVFRKRCFDVGITGVYFEGGSRLVSELLHMRELDYHFNYRAPILLGDDKAKSVYRGIRVEKLSQAIRLDKVRHEVFGNDQLMRGFVSYPARLDVDETVFGHG, from the coding sequence ATGCGCGCCGCCTTGGCGGAGGCGCGACTAGGATGGGGCCGAACTCATCCGCAGGCGATGATCGGAACCGTCCTCGTGGAGGAGGGCAAGATCGTCGCCCGAGCTGCCGTGGAGCACCCGAGCTCCAGCGGTTTGGAAGGGCGACTGCTGGAAACCCTGGGCAGAAAACCCAAGCCTGACGCGGCCTTGTTTCTGACATTGGAGCCGGGTCCGTCCACCAACCGCTTGGAGTCCGGCGTGAAAACCATCATCGACGCCGGCATTCGCTACGTGGTCATCGGAGCCAGCGATCCAGTGCCGGACCACGCCAACAAAGGGGCCGACGCCCTGAAGGAGGGCGGCGTCAAGGTCGAGCGCCGCGTGCTCATCGACGAGTGCGAGGACCTGAACTTGATTTTCAATCACTGGGTGCGCGAGCGCATGCCCATCTTTGCCGCCAAGTCCGCCACCACCATCGACGGCAAGATCGCCTGCCGAAGCGGCGAATCGAAGTGGATCACTGGCGAGGAGGCTCGCCAAAACGTGATGCTGTGGCGCCGACTGTTTCCCTCCATCGCAGTGGGAGCGGGCACCTTGGTCGAGGATGACCCTCGCCTGACTAGTCGCATCGACGGCCAGGAGGAGTGGTGCGGCATGCGCTTCGTCTTCGACGGTCTCCTGCGCACCGCCATGGAACGCTACCTGCCGAGCATCTACACGGACGATTATCGAGACAATACCATCGTGGTCACCACCGACGCGGCCGGAACCGGCTATATCCGAAGATTGGAGACGGAGGGCGTGACGGTCTGGGTGCTGCCTGCCGAGAACATGCGCGTTCCGTTTTCCGTATTCAGAAAACGGTGTTTCGATGTCGGCATCACAGGCGTCTATTTCGAAGGAGGCAGCCGCTTGGTGAGCGAGCTGCTGCACATGCGAGAGCTCGACTACCATTTCAACTACCGGGCTCCCATCCTCCTAGGCGACGACAAGGCGAAGTCCGTCTATCGCGGCATCCGCGTGGAAAAGCTCTCCCAAGCCATCCGCCTCGACAAGGTGCGTCACGAGGTTTTCGGAAACGACCAACTGATGCGCGGCTTCGTCTCGTATCCAGCTCGCTTAGACGTCGATGAAACTGTATTTGGCCACGGGTAA
- the rdgB gene encoding RdgB/HAM1 family non-canonical purine NTP pyrophosphatase: MKLYLATGNLHKIEELQAMLAAANLAVEVHTPAAVGGMPNVVEDQDSFSGNALKKARALAAMLPAEDWALADDSGLAVEILNGAPGVYSARYAGEGASDRDNLEKLLEMLKDVEDADRSASFRCHLALVSPSGEEQVFEGACHGRIISAPAGEGGFGYDPIFVPDGFDKTFAEISSAEKQALSHRGKAMRQLVDWIRSRAG, encoded by the coding sequence ATGAAACTGTATTTGGCCACGGGTAACCTTCACAAGATCGAGGAGCTGCAAGCTATGCTGGCCGCGGCGAACCTGGCTGTGGAGGTCCATACGCCGGCCGCGGTCGGGGGCATGCCGAATGTGGTGGAAGATCAGGATTCCTTCTCAGGCAACGCCCTTAAGAAGGCCCGCGCTCTGGCGGCCATGCTGCCCGCGGAGGATTGGGCGCTCGCCGATGACAGCGGGTTGGCGGTCGAGATCCTCAACGGGGCTCCCGGCGTCTACTCCGCTCGCTACGCAGGCGAAGGCGCCAGCGACCGCGACAACCTGGAGAAACTGCTGGAAATGCTCAAGGACGTCGAGGACGCCGATCGATCCGCAAGCTTTCGCTGCCACCTGGCTTTGGTCTCGCCCAGCGGCGAGGAGCAAGTGTTCGAAGGAGCGTGCCATGGCAGGATCATTAGCGCCCCGGCAGGCGAAGGCGGTTTCGGCTACGATCCCATTTTCGTACCCGACGGTTTCGACAAGACCTTCGCAGAAATCAGCTCCGCCGAAAAGCAGGCCCTCAGCCATCGTGGCAAGGCCATGCGCCAGCTCGTCGACTGGATCCGCTCGCGAGCTGGCTAG
- a CDS encoding methyl-accepting chemotaxis protein: MNLTIKTKLIGGFLLVAILGLVIGLVGLTGLKRSESTLAQIREQVVERGAFLVKATDLARSAQVNFKIQVQEWKNTLLRGQDKAQFDKYWGRFGERAEQVQENLAELSKLLGTYGVPNDRVEQAKRSLAELNTAYADAISKYAQNDPEAHLKVDRMVKGIDRAPTADIDSIVAMVQDFEAANAEEQEAAYHASVEKLTWFTSAVMLAGVAVAVGLGLFLGGSVSRQISRIAKDLRGGSEVVDTASREVSNYGQSLADSANREAASIQQASASLEVLAENTRENAQAATSATEIANQTRQAVNEGKTQMKEMEQAMNAIRDSSDGISNILKSIDEIAFQTNILALNAAVEAARAGEAGAGFAVVADEVRNLAQRSAKAAQETSTRIEDSINRSRVGVEISSRVSTSLDEILQKASELDDLVASIAQSVERSSEGVGQVNAAIREIESGYQANAAITQESAAAAQELSQQAEALNRSVSELTEMVGGSNDRLDRKTSRYQATPSLGLASKSKASKQTDKFTERYDTVEEDVSLWN; the protein is encoded by the coding sequence ATGAATCTAACGATAAAAACGAAATTGATAGGCGGTTTTCTTCTCGTCGCCATCCTGGGACTGGTGATCGGTCTCGTCGGTCTGACCGGCCTGAAACGGTCTGAATCCACTCTCGCCCAAATCCGCGAGCAGGTCGTGGAGCGTGGGGCTTTTCTTGTGAAAGCCACAGACCTCGCTCGGTCCGCTCAGGTGAATTTTAAGATACAGGTTCAGGAGTGGAAAAACACTTTGCTGCGGGGCCAGGACAAAGCCCAGTTCGACAAGTATTGGGGCCGCTTTGGCGAAAGAGCGGAGCAGGTGCAGGAGAATCTCGCCGAGCTTTCGAAGCTGCTGGGAACGTACGGCGTGCCGAACGATAGGGTCGAGCAGGCGAAGCGTTCCCTGGCCGAACTCAACACCGCCTACGCCGACGCCATTTCCAAATACGCTCAAAACGATCCGGAGGCCCATTTGAAGGTCGACCGAATGGTGAAGGGCATCGACCGCGCCCCTACTGCCGATATCGACTCCATCGTCGCTATGGTGCAGGACTTCGAAGCCGCGAACGCGGAGGAGCAGGAGGCCGCCTATCACGCATCCGTAGAGAAGCTGACTTGGTTCACCAGCGCCGTCATGCTGGCTGGAGTCGCCGTCGCGGTAGGACTCGGCTTGTTCTTGGGCGGCTCGGTGAGCAGACAGATTTCCAGGATCGCCAAGGACTTGCGAGGTGGCTCCGAGGTGGTCGACACGGCCTCACGCGAAGTTTCGAACTACGGGCAGTCGCTTGCGGACTCCGCAAACCGCGAAGCAGCATCCATCCAGCAGGCCAGCGCCTCGCTGGAAGTCCTCGCGGAAAACACCCGCGAAAACGCCCAGGCGGCGACCTCGGCCACCGAGATTGCTAACCAGACCCGACAAGCCGTCAACGAAGGCAAGACGCAGATGAAGGAGATGGAACAGGCCATGAACGCCATTCGCGATTCCAGCGATGGCATTTCAAACATCCTGAAATCCATCGACGAGATCGCTTTCCAGACCAACATCCTCGCTCTAAACGCTGCGGTGGAAGCGGCCAGGGCCGGCGAGGCGGGCGCTGGTTTCGCCGTAGTGGCGGACGAGGTCCGCAATCTGGCTCAACGAAGCGCCAAGGCCGCTCAGGAGACCTCCACCCGCATCGAAGACTCCATCAACCGCAGCCGAGTCGGCGTGGAAATCAGCAGTCGCGTTTCCACCTCCTTGGACGAGATCCTGCAGAAAGCCAGCGAGCTCGACGACCTGGTGGCAAGCATCGCCCAGTCCGTAGAGCGCAGCAGCGAAGGCGTTGGCCAAGTCAATGCCGCCATTCGCGAGATCGAAAGCGGATACCAAGCCAATGCCGCCATCACTCAGGAGAGCGCTGCCGCCGCGCAGGAGCTGTCGCAGCAGGCGGAAGCCCTGAACCGATCAGTCAGCGAACTCACTGAAATGGTCGGAGGATCCAACGACAGGCTCGACCGCAAAACCAGTCGCTATCAAGCGACGCCTTCGCTGGGCCTCGCATCCAAGAGCAAGGCTTCGAAGCAGACGGACAAATTTACAGAGCGCTACGATACGGTCGAAGAGGATGTTAGCCTTTGGAACTAG
- a CDS encoding TorF family putative porin has translation MKTKLITALSAAGVSLAAVNVNAQELTWTASAGVESEYVFRGVEIASESFQASIEGAYGDGYFGVWMNESLEDEDKGASEYDFYAGYGYAINDTLTADFGATLYHYPDADDETFEIYTGLSLDAPLAPSFYVYYDFDLEALTLEGSVSKSYDVAEKTALELGAAAGWVDSDLDEGAEFYYYNATADLVYSFNETTTASIGARVGGNDGRFGEGGKDDNAWAGVSFSKSF, from the coding sequence ATGAAAACTAAACTGATCACAGCGCTATCCGCTGCAGGCGTTTCGCTCGCAGCTGTTAACGTAAACGCTCAAGAGCTCACTTGGACCGCTTCTGCAGGAGTCGAGTCCGAGTACGTGTTCCGTGGTGTCGAAATCGCCAGCGAAAGCTTCCAAGCAAGCATCGAAGGCGCTTACGGCGACGGTTACTTCGGCGTTTGGATGAACGAGTCCCTCGAGGACGAGGACAAGGGTGCCAGCGAGTACGACTTCTACGCAGGTTACGGCTACGCTATCAACGACACCTTGACCGCTGACTTCGGAGCGACTCTGTACCACTATCCGGACGCGGACGACGAAACCTTCGAAATCTACACCGGACTGAGCTTGGACGCGCCTTTGGCTCCTAGCTTCTACGTCTACTACGACTTCGATCTCGAAGCCCTCACACTCGAAGGCTCCGTATCCAAGTCCTACGACGTGGCTGAAAAGACCGCTCTGGAGCTTGGAGCTGCTGCTGGTTGGGTTGATTCCGACCTCGACGAAGGCGCTGAGTTCTACTACTACAACGCGACTGCAGACCTCGTGTACTCGTTCAATGAAACCACCACCGCATCCATCGGCGCCCGCGTAGGCGGCAACGACGGACGCTTCGGCGAAGGTGGCAAGGACGACAATGCCTGGGCAGGCGTTTCCTTCAGCAAGAGCTTCTAA
- a CDS encoding DoxX family protein, with translation MSIQISKNVSDLCFRLLFCLIFLGLGAEHLFSDELIQKLMPQWIPAPRLVSIFTGLVLFAGGAMIALGYRLKWAAFLLGSFLVFVSILVHAPAMASPEASPLNPENKWIWDTLQRSNFVKNLCLLGVCLMLPHYQLGDWSLEAWLKRKDAS, from the coding sequence ATGAGCATCCAGATTTCCAAGAACGTTTCGGACCTCTGCTTCCGCTTGCTGTTTTGCCTGATCTTTCTCGGTCTGGGAGCCGAGCACCTGTTTTCCGACGAGCTGATACAGAAGCTGATGCCGCAGTGGATTCCCGCGCCGCGTCTTGTATCCATATTTACCGGACTGGTTCTTTTCGCAGGCGGGGCAATGATCGCGCTCGGCTACCGCTTGAAATGGGCCGCGTTTCTTTTGGGAAGCTTTCTGGTGTTCGTATCCATCCTGGTGCACGCGCCAGCCATGGCGAGTCCCGAAGCCTCCCCTTTGAACCCGGAAAACAAGTGGATCTGGGATACGCTGCAGCGCAGCAATTTCGTAAAGAACCTTTGTCTGCTCGGGGTGTGCCTCATGCTGCCCCACTACCAGCTCGGCGACTGGTCGCTGGAAGCCTGGCTGAAGCGCAAGGACGCCTCCTGA
- a CDS encoding SDR family oxidoreductase, producing MKERTKVTLITGCSSGIGYELMRLFDRPGYHVVATALPSSYKALIDDPATRSERISVRALDIADYKSASTLVDEIHDSIGPIDLLINNAGISYRSTVEDMTIDDEQRQMQVNYLGPMHLIRCCLPSMRQRRSGHIINVSSVGGMMAMPTMASYSASKFALEGASESLWYELKPWKIKVTLVRPGFINSLAFTKVLYSKKREQGLASPEYEQHYRNMTRFVETIMKRALATSEDVAQRIFRISQKKRPPLRAAGTIDAFLFYYLRRILPRFLYHKLLYCSLPGVKRWGPGK from the coding sequence ATGAAGGAGCGCACCAAGGTTACTCTGATCACCGGCTGCAGTTCGGGCATTGGCTACGAGCTTATGCGGCTGTTCGACCGCCCGGGCTATCATGTCGTGGCAACTGCCTTGCCGAGCTCCTACAAGGCTCTGATCGACGATCCTGCGACCCGGAGCGAGCGCATCTCGGTGCGGGCCTTGGATATCGCCGACTACAAAAGCGCTTCTACCCTGGTGGATGAGATACATGACTCTATCGGGCCGATCGATCTACTGATCAACAATGCGGGCATTTCCTATCGATCCACCGTGGAGGACATGACGATCGATGACGAGCAGCGCCAGATGCAGGTCAACTATCTCGGCCCGATGCACTTGATCCGCTGTTGCCTGCCTTCCATGCGCCAGCGGCGTAGCGGCCATATCATCAACGTTTCCTCGGTCGGCGGCATGATGGCCATGCCCACCATGGCGTCCTACTCCGCTTCGAAATTCGCTCTGGAGGGCGCCAGCGAGTCGCTTTGGTACGAGCTGAAGCCCTGGAAGATCAAGGTCACGCTGGTGCGTCCGGGATTTATCAACTCTCTGGCCTTCACCAAGGTGCTCTATTCGAAGAAGCGCGAGCAAGGGCTCGCATCGCCCGAATACGAGCAGCACTACCGCAACATGACCCGCTTTGTGGAGACGATCATGAAACGGGCCCTCGCGACCTCGGAAGACGTCGCTCAGCGGATATTTCGAATCTCGCAGAAGAAGCGGCCGCCACTAAGAGCGGCAGGCACCATCGACGCTTTCCTCTTCTACTACCTCCGACGGATTCTACCACGGTTTCTCTATCACAAGCTGCTCTATTGCTCTTTGCCGGGAGTGAAACGATGGGGTCCAGGAAAATGA
- the cydB gene encoding cytochrome d ubiquinol oxidase subunit II has protein sequence MDLNTLWFVLVGVLFSGYAILDGFDLGVGILHLLARNDQERRINLNAIGPVWDGNEVWLVTGGGALFAAFPDVYATAFSGFYIAFMLLLFGLIFRAVAIDFRSKVENKTWRRLWDWGFSMGSLLSSFIIGVAMGNIAWGVPIDEQGEFAGSFLGMLHPYAILLGLTTVALFAMHGSIYLAMKTDGDYQRYVRSRINPAIIAFIIGYAIFTIATLLYVPVMTEAIRNNPIFFVVVVMAILAIANIPREINRNRDNRAFISSCAAMILMMGLFGIGMYPNMIHSLPNPENSLTIYNASSSQGTLKIMANIALLGMPIVIAYTVSIYWIFRGKVKLDENSY, from the coding sequence ATGGATCTCAATACGCTTTGGTTTGTTCTAGTAGGTGTTCTGTTTTCTGGATACGCGATTCTGGACGGGTTCGACCTCGGGGTCGGCATCCTGCACCTGCTCGCCCGAAACGACCAGGAACGCCGCATCAACCTCAATGCCATCGGTCCGGTTTGGGACGGAAACGAAGTCTGGCTGGTGACGGGAGGCGGAGCGCTTTTCGCGGCCTTCCCCGACGTTTACGCGACCGCCTTTTCCGGCTTCTACATCGCGTTCATGCTGCTGCTGTTCGGTCTGATCTTTCGGGCCGTAGCCATCGACTTCCGCAGCAAAGTGGAAAACAAGACCTGGCGGCGCCTCTGGGATTGGGGCTTTTCCATGGGCAGCCTGCTTTCCAGCTTTATCATCGGCGTGGCCATGGGCAACATCGCCTGGGGCGTACCGATCGATGAACAAGGCGAGTTCGCAGGGAGCTTCCTCGGTATGCTGCATCCGTACGCCATTCTCCTCGGACTTACCACCGTGGCCCTTTTCGCCATGCACGGCAGCATCTACCTCGCGATGAAAACCGATGGCGACTACCAGCGCTACGTGCGTTCGCGCATCAACCCGGCCATCATCGCCTTCATCATCGGCTACGCGATCTTCACCATCGCCACCTTGCTCTACGTGCCGGTGATGACTGAAGCGATCCGCAACAATCCGATTTTCTTCGTCGTAGTGGTCATGGCCATACTGGCGATCGCGAACATCCCTCGCGAAATCAATCGCAACCGTGACAACCGGGCCTTCATCTCATCCTGCGCCGCGATGATCCTCATGATGGGACTGTTTGGCATCGGCATGTATCCAAACATGATCCACTCCTTGCCGAACCCCGAAAACAGCTTAACCATCTACAACGCCTCCAGCTCGCAGGGAACATTGAAGATCATGGCCAACATCGCCCTGCTGGGCATGCCGATCGTCATCGCCTACACCGTATCCATATACTGGATCTTCAGAGGTAAGGTGAAGCTGGACGAAAACAGCTACTGA
- a CDS encoding cytochrome ubiquinol oxidase subunit I has product MDVEILSRIQFAFTIAFHYIYPPLSIGLGVCLVIIETIYLKTRNEIYRRMAKFWTRIFALTFAIGVATGIVMEFEFGTNWATYSRYVGDVFGSALAAEGVFAFFLESGFLAILLFGWDKVGPKLHYFSTLMVCFGAHFSAVWIVVANSWQQTPAGYQIVGEGIDARAEITDFWAMVFNPSSMDRLSHTIIGCWQAGAWLLVSVSAYYILKKRHPNTSPMGLRIGLSVAAVASILQLISGHSSAEVVAEHQPAKLAAMEGHWDQGPADLYLFGWVDEENEKTTGLSIPGGVGLLLSGDTRQELPGLTNWEPEDRPKANWVFQCYHLMIAIGFALIALAGIACFKWWRGSLESTPWLLKLLVVAPLGPQIANQAGWFTAELGRQPWIVYGHLRTSDGLSKTVEANQVLFSLIGFSLIYALLFALFVFLLNMKIKHGPDDKVTIEGGSKRRILTSNR; this is encoded by the coding sequence ATGGACGTCGAAATACTCTCACGTATCCAATTCGCGTTTACGATCGCGTTTCACTACATCTATCCGCCGCTCAGCATCGGACTCGGCGTGTGTCTCGTCATTATCGAGACCATCTATCTGAAGACGCGCAACGAGATCTACCGCCGCATGGCGAAGTTTTGGACCCGCATCTTCGCCCTCACCTTCGCCATCGGGGTGGCGACCGGCATCGTGATGGAGTTCGAGTTCGGCACCAACTGGGCCACCTACTCGCGCTACGTGGGCGACGTGTTTGGAAGCGCTCTGGCGGCTGAAGGGGTTTTCGCCTTCTTTCTCGAATCCGGCTTTCTCGCCATCCTGCTTTTCGGCTGGGACAAGGTCGGACCGAAGCTGCACTACTTCTCCACCTTGATGGTCTGTTTCGGCGCCCACTTCAGCGCCGTCTGGATCGTGGTGGCGAACTCTTGGCAGCAAACGCCAGCGGGCTACCAGATCGTGGGCGAAGGCATAGACGCGCGAGCGGAAATTACGGACTTCTGGGCCATGGTCTTCAATCCGTCTTCGATGGACCGACTGTCCCACACCATCATCGGCTGCTGGCAGGCCGGGGCCTGGCTGCTGGTCAGCGTCAGCGCCTACTACATTCTCAAGAAACGTCATCCCAACACCAGTCCCATGGGCTTGCGCATCGGGCTCAGCGTGGCCGCGGTGGCTAGCATCTTGCAGCTCATATCTGGACACAGCAGCGCGGAAGTGGTCGCCGAGCATCAGCCCGCCAAGCTCGCCGCCATGGAAGGGCATTGGGACCAAGGCCCGGCCGACCTTTATCTTTTCGGCTGGGTGGACGAGGAAAACGAGAAGACAACCGGCCTATCGATTCCCGGAGGCGTGGGCCTTCTGCTATCGGGCGACACTCGCCAGGAGCTGCCCGGTCTCACCAATTGGGAGCCGGAGGATCGACCAAAGGCCAACTGGGTCTTCCAATGCTATCATCTCATGATCGCTATCGGATTCGCCTTGATCGCGCTCGCCGGCATCGCCTGCTTCAAATGGTGGCGCGGCTCGCTGGAATCGACCCCATGGCTGCTCAAGCTGTTGGTGGTCGCTCCTCTCGGTCCGCAGATCGCCAACCAAGCGGGCTGGTTCACCGCCGAACTCGGCCGCCAGCCCTGGATCGTCTACGGACACCTCCGCACGTCGGACGGGCTCTCGAAAACGGTGGAGGCAAACCAAGTCCTCTTTTCTTTGATCGGATTCTCGCTCATCTACGCTCTTTTATTCGCCCTTTTCGTCTTTCTGCTGAACATGAAGATCAAGCACGGACCGGACGACAAGGTAACCATCGAAGGCGGCTCCAAGCGCCGCATCCTAACCTCCAACCGATAA